GAAAACCCAGAACATTATGTTCATCCTTACTATAAGAAACATGCCTATAGAACTTGTTATGCACCAATTATAAGTCCTATCAATGGACAACAACTTTGACCTACATCTGACTCTCCAACCCTACTACCTCCCATTTACAAAACACCTCTTGGGAGgccaaaaaaattaagaagacGAGAAGCTGATGAATATGTCAGCCATGGAAAATTGTCAAAGACCAATATTGCTATAAGATGTAGCAGTTGCAATGCATATGGACACAATGTAAGGACATGTAAAAAGAGCCAGAAAAGCAAGGTAAATCTTCTTGGTAATGTTATTTACAAGTTCATTTATTTACAACTATGTGTTATCTGACTATCTTACTCCTTTCATAGGACAAAAGAGGGGCTTCTACATCAACACCTGGATCTGCATCAAGAAGGGCTGCATCTGCTGGAAGGGGGGCATCTGCATCAATTGCAAGGGGGCCTGCATCAATTGCAGGAAGGGGGGCATCTGCATCTGCATCACAAGCTGGAAGGAGATCAGCCAGAGATGCAGGGGCTACGGCTGCATCAACATCAGAAGCTGGAGGATCTGCAACTATGCGTGAAGGGGAAGAAGAGCATCCTCAAGAGTGGCTGGACAAATTGTAGGGTCTCAAGCAAGTTGTAATTGAAGGATGTAATTTCAGACAAATTGTAGTGGTTGTAGGCTCTCAAGCAAGTTGTAATTAAAGTAGTGGCTGTAGTGGACCACTTTTTTGTCTTGTAGTGACTGTAACCCTTTAAAGTATGTTGGGACCACTATTTGTACGACTTCTTTATTAATCAATATGGACTACTCTTGCAGTTGATGTTATTTGAACCATTATGCAGTATTATATTTAATTCCAGTGGCCTTTATTTATGCTGTTATCACAGACTTCGCTTTGCTTTTACTTATGCTGTAACTGGTTAAGCTAGTGTCTGCTAAAGTGTGCTTCATTATGTTCCTTTTAATgtctttataaattttaaactggTTTTTCATACTGCTACACTGGTTTAAAAATTTGAGGCTCTGCTAGCTGCTGGAACAAGGTACAATCTGGTGGCAGTTtctggttttagtccctctgCTGGCTGCTGGAACAAGCTACAATTTGGTGGCAGTTTCTGATTTCTGCAAATTTGCCATTCCAAACCACCACTTTTGGTGCTAAAGAGCAACTCATACAGTGATATTTTCATCTGGAAGCTTTTAGCCTCTGCTGGCAGTTAGTACATGTCACATTTGGTAAAACAAAGTTGCTCAAATCATCACATTAACATTCCAAACTCGTTTCTGCAAAATTGACATTTAAACCCCCAAATTTGAACACTTTTTCTGATAAGTTGCAGAATTTGGTGATTTTGTGCTTCTATTCTGTCACACTTTTTTTGAACATTAGCTTGGATTCTGTCACACTATTTTTTGAACATCTTAAATTGGTAGTCAAAGCTTGCTTTACAAATAAGAGCACAGTCTACATTGTAAAATTGGTAGTCAAAGCTGCTAATATttccaaaatatataacacaaatgCACATAACACAATCATCAGGGCACAATTGAACTAAACTTCcacattttattcaatttaaaacttCAAAGTACATCCACAACACAACCTATCTAATTACAATTTACCTTCAACACAAACAGAATACAAAACATAGCTGTTAATGCCCATGACAATACAAAAAACAccaacatcattttgaaattttttctctcttcctctaatttcttcttcaacttgtccttcttcttccttagatccaacacaacattttcaatacacacttcaacttcttcactctTCCTTTGTAAGCTTCCTTCCATTTCGAAATCTCCTTCATCAACCCATTCAAAGAAGTTACAGCTTGAATTACTTTGCAAATGAAAATTACAAATCACTAATACAATCttcaacataataaataaagcttttattctcacttactgcccaatttctacatctataaaatagtctccctttgttcttcaatgtagttgtcttcaacaacaacaatcttTCCCCACAACCACAATTTTTTGAAGCTAAGTGAGAGGATCCACATGTTTGGGACATTCCAGAACCTATGCTCCTTGGTGTGCAACCTCCTCTATCACCTTTCATTTCCCTTCAAAAGTGATTAAGAAAGAAACTCAAGTTCGAAACCAAAACCCTTCAACAAAACACTATATCCCCAAATCCATCCAtcattttaaaccaaaacaaaGACGAATATGAACTTACGTGGCCAACTCCACCAATGCCCAACAAGGTGATATCCAAGCTTGAACCTTCTTTCCACCTCGTCTTTGCTCAAATCCTTCAGACAACACTTTGCAATGAAACTAATAAACCAAACTTTACCAATGTTGGATTAACTTTGCATTTTAACTGTAAGAACACGTGGACAGAGACGTTAGACACATCAACACATTTTTAACGgcgttagttttcgaggactaaaaccaaagtttcgaaaaaaatgaggaccaaattgtaccttattttgaaagaggaacgaaaaccagaaacgaccaataatttagggactaaaaacatatttaacccaaatatTTATACTCAAAACCAATCAAAAGTTATtgttaatatcaaattaaaataactttcaCAAGTCTAAAACTTATTATAgataataatttgtaattaaataataatgaatttgaattttcaacACTTATTTACTCAAAAATTCTTTATAACTAACTTTCTTTAGAGTAAACCAAGAAAATCAAGATACATGTTTTTTTTCCCAACCATGTAAAGTCcgtaaatttattatttgtgaaaatttataattacatgTCAAAAAGCAATGttagaatatattatttatttttaactttttatttttgaaagtgctgatttatatgatatttttaaataaaataaagaaagttaATGTGAActtactaaaaatataaagaatgttgttgtttattaaaaacataaggAAAGAGAATatttattcacaaattaaaaattatattaattttattttattataaatataaaagagaaataatttctattttaaaattagtagaAATATCAGAACTCTGTCAAATGtgtttttccttatttttaattgtttatgaaaATAGGAAACGAttcctataaaaaaaataaaaatacttttacaaTTCAAACATGTTTTAAGTTTAACACATcccttatttttattgtttggtTTATTTAAGAGTTTCATTTTCAAACAAGGTCatctataaattttaacatcTCATTAACATATTAAAGTCATCAATTATTACCGtcacataaaatttataaaaaattaaaaatatatatacaaactaataataaaaattatattttacagactatacttattataaaaagatctaaataaatatataaaaataaaatgttaaaccatttatatttttatttaagaattaaaactaaattaactaAATTACCAGCCCAATAATTTTCTcacaaaaaatatcataaactttaaagtgtgtttatttataaaaatacgGGCATCAATGTTATCTTCccctaaaattttaaagaatcaATTGTTCATCcaaaaaagtatttttgttaACATAAGTAAGCTCTTTTTAAGTTTggtatattttaacaaaatgtACCGAgttttagttgacaaaaatactctcatatatgattttaagttttaaggttaatgctatttaaataattttcattctcaaaactaaaaacaagaaaccTCCAAACTTTTACTCACCGTTCTTACATCCCTTATTCCTCTTAAtcatttctcttttatcttgTTCACTCTAGCCTTCTCTCTTTCATCCTCAAAgtagccccaactgaaaaaatcaaaaacactcacCTAACCctaattcatcttcatcacttatctaatttgtttctctctcaccCACACAGTAACCTACGACACTGCATGTTACTAAATGAAGCTCACATCGTACTAAATGATTTAACAGGAACAAATTGCGATGTCACGGGTTGCTGTGTGTGGATGTGAGAGCGGAtgaagatgagagagaaacaaattggataagtgagaaAGGTGGATTAGGATTAggtgagtgtttctgattttttcagttggaGCTAccgtagggatgacagagagaaaattaaagtgagagtgagagaaacGAAAGAGAAACGATTGAGAGGAAGGAGGGATAAGAGAGGGGTCAGTAAGGGTTTGAGggttcctcttttttttttgtttttaaaactcagaatccataatatatgaatGTATTTTTGTCTGCCGATATACTTTgttaaaatataccaactgaagaaagaaaaaccacacacacacacacacacaagaaTCATACGTTTGGAACCCACTGCTCTTCATTTCTCTCTCACTTTTTTtccctctcttcaaatgactctaatatGCCCTACTAATCTGACCCATCTCCACTGAAACAGAGTGAGACATAATGATTCACATTATTTTACCTATTATCCACACAGGAAGGAAAcccaataacccaacacttataatatatatttgcatggaaacctCTAAGCATCGTACATTTGTTTTCTCTTAGCATCAAATTCTATGCCCATGCATACACAAACCTTTGCCTAACAATAACAACATacaatcataatcataatcatataaacatatatcaaacaattattattaatcaaaataatcaagaacacatataacatacaacaataaacaaacaaatgtaAGCTCCCAAATATCTGGCCAATAATAAAAGTTTTCTACAACCCTAAAACACCATTAATCTTTCTTTACACTAAGAATTTATTGTCagctctctttttttcttcttccaaaacATCATTCTCCTCTCTTCctctattttctctctttttttagagtttatagggtttgtatatatatttttcttactataataacaaaatatcaaaataaaatttattattaaaattataaaatgcagttctaaaacataattacaaaataaataaattttattattttataattttatcacattttcataaactaaaataataaaataaagttaattaagattatatatatatatatatatatatatatatatatatatatataagtataaaagacaaaattacAAGAGATAGTGTATACtaaaaaatttttttattaatggtaGGCATTAATCATTATCATATCACTATAAAATACAGTCTCAAATCAAATCTCAATCACAAGTCTTAACCTGGGACGCATCGTATCCGTCAACTGTACATGAATCCTATGGCTAAGATGCTTCATGAAGATATGCAAATTGCAGTGCAAGGGATTGACGAAAGAGAGGGGCGGCATTgctattttactatttaaaggAGACGAGAGCTTTACTCTGAACAATAAAGAAACGGCTCTTAGCCTCACTCTCGTCTCCCCCTAGCCAATAACCTTTCTCTCATCAtctcttttctcttcctcttGCAACGAAGTCGTTCCCTTCTTTGCTCATCCCACCGCGCTTATTGCTTCTGGTGAAACGCGTACAACTTTTGTCGTTTAGCTCAGCTAGGGTTCACTCCTACGTCGATCTCTCACCCTAGCTCGTTTAGTGGGCCTCTTCCAGTTTGAATTGCCACCATTTTGAAGCTAGGGTTCCTCTGAATATTAGGAACTCCTTCGAGTTTCATTCAGCAAGCTGCTGCTTTCAGTTAGTAGCTGGTAATTTGATTTGGGGTTTGAGCCCATTTGAAATTAGCCTCTGTGGTGGAAGCTTTGTAACTACCTTCTTGTTACATGTTActgttgttatttttatggttttaatGGTTAGAGTTAATAAGAAGGTGCTTTGGATTTCTCTTACCGATTGAGTTTGTTTCCTTAGTTTTGGGTTCCCTTCTCCTTTTGTACTATTAGGGTTTCAAGTAGTGAAGATTACCGTGTTGGATTTTGGTTTGTTTCGTTAATTACTACTGTGTGATTTTCAACAGTACTCGTGAACTGCACTGGGCTGTTAGATTTGATTGAGGAACTGAGGATTTTGGttagttgaataattgaataTGACGATGGCGAAGAGTAGGTTAGCTGGGGGTTATTTTGGGAATGGACTAGATACTGCCGGTGAATCTGAGGGGTCTGGTAGTTCTGGTCGGATAGACACTGAAATTACAGTTTCTGAGAATTCGAGTATCCCTGCGAGGAAATGCATTAGTTTGAATTCGACTCGCCGTGATGCTTTTGGTGGCGCCATGCAAATTGTTCCCTTGTCCAATATGTCGCATTCTCAGAGGAAAGATCTAGTGCAAAGATTGAGGTCTGAGCTTGAGCAGATCCGGATGCTTCAGAAGAAAATTGAAGTGCAGAGGACGAATGGTTTTGCCATGTCCTCCTCCAGTGATATTCTTAGTTGTAGTAATGGAAATAATGGGCATGGAGTGGAAAGGGATAAAAAGCCATCAATGTCTAGTTCTGCACCGGGGAATAAGATGAAACCGTCCGCTAATAAGAACCAGAAGCCCCGTGGATGGAACCGTGGTTCTTCTGGGAAGTTTGAGTCTGCGGTGCGAACTGCTTCACCAACCACTGCACATGCAATGCTGATGAAAGATTGTGAGGTGCTGTTGAAAAGGTTGATGACTCACCAGTATGGTTGGGTTTTCAACACCCCTGTGGATGTTGTGAAGTTGAATCTTCCGGATTATTTCAGTATTATTAAGCGTCCAATGGATTTGGGAACAGTAAAAAGTAAGATAGGGGCAGGAGCATATTCTGGTCCACTGGAATTTGCTGATGATGTGAGGCTTACATTTTCAAATGCAATGACGTACAATCCACCCGGGAATGATGTCCATCTGATGGCTGATACTCTCAGTAAATTTTTTGAGTTGAGATGGAAAACAATTGAGAAGAAACTGCCAAGAAATGATGCTCTGCCATTACCTGCAAAGCCAAACAATAGTGAAGGTGTGAAAACTAAAAAACCAGCGCCTCCTTCAAAGAAGAGGAAAATTGCCTCTTTGCCCCCTCAACCTGAAATAATGCCACCTGCAAAGAAGGTCATGTCAGATCAAGAGAAGCATGATCTAGGTCGAGAATTGGAGTCTCTACTGGGAGAAATGCCTATGCATATAATTGATTTCTTAAAAGAGCATAGTTCAAATGGTAGAGAATGTGGAGAGGATGAGATTGAGATTGACATTGATGATCTCAGTGATGATACCCTGTTCACATTAAGGAAGCTTTTGGATGATTTTTTACAAGAGAatgaaaagaacaaaacaaaagttGAAGCTTGTGAAATAGAGGTACATGCTTTCTACCTGAacctttaataaattttagccAGTATCATGTTGTGTGTGAATTATGCACATCTCCATGATGAGATGCCAGTCTTACACCTGATTTGACTTCTGGACATCTGTTTTCTGTTGCAGGTGCTGAATGATTCTGGACCAAGCAATTCCTCACTACAACCATTTAAAGGTGGAGTCTGTGTGGCGTGCACAAGAGTCTGAACATATGCTGTATTTGCTTTTGCATTTAAACTTAATTTCGTTGTACTTGTTTAGGTAATGAACCAGCTGATGAAGAAGTGGATATTGGTGGAAATGAGCCTCCTGTGTCTAGTTATCCTCATGTGGAGATTTTGAAGGATACAACTTACCGAATGAACAAATCCCTAAGCCCAGGCAGCTTCAATGGTAAGTAAGACTAAATTTCCCTATGATGATCTTGAATAATTTGAGTAATTTGTGACTTCGATTCCTTTTTctgtgaatattgttaattaaGATAGATCGGGTACATGATATGGgaaccattttattatttaattaagttttcaCCCTAAATCTTGCTTTCAATTTCCCGTAAGGGTTTTAAACCACTTGAGATAAATAGAGAAAGTATATTTTAGTGAGCTTTTCCAAGTCTCTCTTAGGTTCTCATATTTATATAGAAACTGTAGATTGATATGAGATAATagggaagagagaaaagagtagaaaacAAGTAAAGACACCACATGGACCCTAGGTACAAGTAGGTACAACTCAAACAACTTTTAATAAGCCTATTTTAAGCCCCTATTCTAAACCTATTCTAACACTCTCCTTCAACTTGGCCCATACAAATTGtagtaccaagcttggaacaaataaatgAAGTCTAAAGCCATCTTAAGGATTTTGTTAATTCATCTGCAAGTTGATAATTTGATTTGTATAACTCGGTACAAATTTTCTAGGACAACAACTTTTCTTGAATAAAATGATGGTCAATCTCTGTGTTTTTGGTTCTCTTGTGGAACACAAGATTGGAAGTAATGTGGAGAGCTTCTTGATTATCacaatatgttt
This sequence is a window from Vigna angularis cultivar LongXiaoDou No.4 chromosome 2, ASM1680809v1, whole genome shotgun sequence. Protein-coding genes within it:
- the LOC108329049 gene encoding transcription factor GTE8, with protein sequence MTMAKSRLAGGYFGNGLDTAGESEGSGSSGRIDTEITVSENSSIPARKCISLNSTRRDAFGGAMQIVPLSNMSHSQRKDLVQRLRSELEQIRMLQKKIEVQRTNGFAMSSSSDILSCSNGNNGHGVERDKKPSMSSSAPGNKMKPSANKNQKPRGWNRGSSGKFESAVRTASPTTAHAMLMKDCEVLLKRLMTHQYGWVFNTPVDVVKLNLPDYFSIIKRPMDLGTVKSKIGAGAYSGPLEFADDVRLTFSNAMTYNPPGNDVHLMADTLSKFFELRWKTIEKKLPRNDALPLPAKPNNSEGVKTKKPAPPSKKRKIASLPPQPEIMPPAKKVMSDQEKHDLGRELESLLGEMPMHIIDFLKEHSSNGRECGEDEIEIDIDDLSDDTLFTLRKLLDDFLQENEKNKTKVEACEIEVLNDSGPSNSSLQPFKGNEPADEEVDIGGNEPPVSSYPHVEILKDTTYRMNKSLSPGSFNDTDSDCSSDSESDDEKSSPANAAKAPENMGSESQLSEKTTAAATLERNQSVSGLDQLEDNSQFKPSSFDSDCHQDGDSAPTERQVSPDKLYRAAVMKNRFLDTILKAREKTLTQGEKGDPEKLRQEREKLEMEQRKEKARLQAEAKAAEDARKQAEAEAAAEARRKRELEREAARQALLQMEKTVEINENSRLLEDLEMLRAVPAEQLPSSVDETSPDHSQDGLGSFKFGSSNPLEQLGLYIKADDEDDEGEPPSVPNPVHDVEEGEID